GACAACCAATCACAGTTTAAGTGGACATTAAAGGCTCCTGATGCCAAGCTATTCGATGCCCAGGGCAAAGTTTTAGGAAAGCATTACGATGGCCCGACTTGGGAAGCAAACGATGGCAGTAAAATCACCGCAAGTATAGAAGCTAAAGAAAGCGCCCCAAACGGCTCAATTCCTTGGTATCTTCTCAAGGTAGAATCTTCTCAAGGTGATGGCATGTTGGCAAACGTAAAATGGATTCAGCGTCTGCATACGACTAGTGGCAACCCCCCTACGCAAGATTGCGATCGCGATCGCCAAAATACAGAGATTTCTGTAAATTACACTGCTGATTATTACTTTTACAGTTCCACTGCTGAAGAAAATTAAGCATAATTAAGATTTTTAATTTAATCATCAAAAATTAACATTAACTTATTGGAACATTAGTGCCAAATTAGACTTTTGCCCTTTCTCGGCAAGAGTTTTTTGCATATTTGGTATTTTTATAATTAGCAATTATAACTTTAGTCATAAATAGTTTACTTAGCTGAATAACTAAAGTATTAGAGAGTTTATTTAGTTCGTTTATAAAGGTTAAAGACTTTCGTGAGATGTTTTATTTAGCTCTGAATTTTATTATAAAGACAGTTAAAAACCAAAGTAAAAGTTAATTAACTAACTACTAATTATTTTATTAACTCTTGCTTGGTAGATAACTAAAGTAAACCCAAATTATTAGGAAAAAAAACAATGACTAAGATCAACAATCAATCCAATCGTCTAGATAACATTAAGTTCGTGCAAGATATTGCCCCCGAAAGTGCTGCTAATTATAGTGGTGGAGCAAAGTTTTTCTTTGGTAAAGCTACTAATTCTACAGCTATAGTTTTACACAAGGATTTAGACGGAAAAGGACAGGCAATGGGTATAAATGCGCGTGTGGGTGAGCTAATTAACATTGGTGTGTTCCCAGATGGTTCAGAAACTAGTTTTAACGATTCTGTCTCATCAATCACAACTAGAAAAGGTACATGGCAATTTTTTACTGACGCTGATGGAGAAGGTAATACAGGTGTTGTAGCAGCAGGAGGTATCGCTAATCTTGGTGAAAATAATGATGCAATTACAGGCATTAAGCGCATAAGGTAGAAATAAGAGATTTAGTTAGAGGAAAATAGCTGTTTCTTAAAGGAAGAAGAAAAAAAAGTTAATCTTAGTTCTTTGTTCTTTCTTTTTGAGCAAATTTTGACTTAAAAATAAGGCGATCGCCTTTTAGAAAATCGCGATCGCGCTAGTTTTTACTCATAAATCAAATTAACTTTTTACTTTTATTTAAAAAAATTGGAGGTGCAAAATGGCAATTGAGCGTGTTGGTTATTTAGGCTATAAGCTTTACTGTTTAGGATGGCACAATGCTGTCCACAAGAATCTTAATTTAATCGAACATTTATTATGTAATGCTTTACTTTATTACCGTCGAGGCTTTAAAGAAGGTTGTGCATATATTAAAGCAAATAATCTTGAAGTAATGCTACATTAAAACGCTAATTCAACTGAACTCAATAAAATAGCTATTGCTATGTTAATTAAAGATTGACACACCTTTATTCTTGATAAATTTATTAACCCATGAACCATCCTGACCAATCTGCTTTAAAAGCTCGAAATAGATTACTCGCTATGCTTGTATTGCTCTGCATTTTAGATATTACCTTAGTGACTATTGCGCGGGATTTGTGGGCTATTGGGCGGATCTTACCAACGATTGTGGTGATGTACTTTGTTATGCAGGGACAAAAATGGGCAAAATGGGTGCTGATGAGTATTTGCAGTTTGCTGGTGGTTATTTTAATCACAATGGTTCTAGCACTAGGTTCAAAACTCTCCACTGTTCTGATTGTGGGAAGTTTAATCATGGCTATTCTTAGCGCCATTATTGCGGTCTATCTGGTAAGTAGCAAAGATTTAAATCGTTATTTTGTCTTAAAAAGGCAAGCTTCTGTGCAATAGCCTTAATCTCGAAAATTTATCTCAACCAAAGTGGCCTCTAATTCAGCAACTCCCGATCATTATTGACTTTTATAACTTTAGTCATAGAGAAATAAACCTAGTTCAGCTACTAAAGTTACAAAGGACTTACCCATAAAGTGTAGGTACGATTCGAGACGTTTTTCAGACGTTTTTTTTTGGGTTAATTTCTACGATACAGATAACTCAAAAAACCAGATTTTAAATTCCTACTGAAAAATGAAATACCCAATTGTATTACAACACAGTGAAGAAGATTGCGGGGCTGCTTGTCTGGCTACCGTTGCTAAACATTACGGACGCACCTTTGCCATTAGTCGAGTACGTGAAGCAGTTGGTACGGGTGCTAGAGGGACTACTTTATTAGGTTTAAATCGAGGTGCAGAGACTTTCGGCTTTAATGTGCGTCAAGTTAAAGCAACTACAGAGATTATCGATCGCATCTCAGAAATTCCTCTACCAGCTATTATTCACTGGAAAGGCTACCATTGGATCGTTTTATACGGTAAAAAAGGGAAAAAATACGTTGTTGCTGACCCTGGCGTGGGTATTCGTTATCTAACTCGTCGTGAGTTGACTGTCGGTTGGGGCAACGGAGTCATGTTGTTACTTTCTCCCGATGATAGTCGTTTCTATGAACAGGAAGAAGATGATAAAGGAAGTTTTGGCGGTTTTGGACGCTATCTCAAACGAGTATTACCCTACCGTTGGATTTTATTTCAGGCGATCGCCATTAATTTTGCGGTAGGATTGCTGTCTCTAGCTTCACCGATCATGATGCAATTGCTGACAGATGATGTTTTAGTCAGAGGCGATACCCAATTACTCGCTACAGTGGCGATCGCCGTGATTGTAATGAACGTATTTAGAACTGTGGTTGGTTTAGTGCAGTCGCACCTAATTGGTCATTTTGGACAGAAGTTGCAATTGGGACTAATTTATGAGTACGGACGCAAATTACTCCATTTACCCCTGTCTTATTTTGAAGGTAGACGCAGTGGCGAAGTAGTTAGTCGGATTTCTGATGTCGGGGCAATTAATGATCTGGTGTCGCAAATCGTGCTTGGTTTACCCAGTCAATTCTTTATTGCGGTGGTTTCTCTAGCCATGATGTTGTTTTATAGTTGGCAACTCAGCGTCGCTTCAATTGTGGCTTTTATTATTGTTACTCTGGTCAACTTAGTCTTTCTACCTGCCCTGCGTCAAAAGACTCGCAGTCAAATTGTTTTAGGTACAGAAAATCAAGGCTTTTTAGTGGAAACCTTTCGCGGGGTACAGGTACTCAAAACCACTCAAGCTACACCCCAAGCTTGGCAAGAATATCAAGGTAATTATGGTCGCTTGGCTAATCTGGGCTGGAGTACCATGAAACTGGGTCTTTACAGTGGTAGCATCACCAGCGTCTTGTCTAGCTTCACCTCCGTCAGCTTGTTGTGGTTGGGCAGCTATCTCGTAATTAAAGGGGATTTAAGTATTGGTCAATTGCTGGCATATAACGGCATGAGTGGTAATTTTCTGGGATTTTTAGGCAGTGCCATCGGACTAGCTGACGAATTTATTACCGCACAAGTAGTCATTCAACGCCTGACAGAAGTAATTGAAGCTACTCCCGAAGATGAAAATGACTTTAAAAAACCTTGGGCAGAACTTCCTGGGAACACCGATATTGTCTGTCAGAACTTAAATTTTCATCATGCTGGCAGAGTCGATTTATTAAAAGATTTTTCCTTAACTATTCCTAGTGGTAAAGTTGTCGCTTTAATTGGTCAATCTGGTTGTGGTAAAAGTACCCTCGCGAAATTGATTGCAGGTTTATATTCAGTACAATCTGGTAATCTCCGCTACGGTATTTATAATCAACAAGACTTGTCTTTAGAATGTCTGCGTCAACAGGTAGTACTTTTACCCCAAGAAGCCCACTTTTGGAGTCGTTCAATTATTGATAACTTTCGTTTCAGTTATCCCGATGTCACCTTTGAACAAATAGTCAAAGCTTGCCAAATCGCTGGTGCTGATGAATTTATTAGCGAATTACCCGATAAATATCAAACAGTACTAGGAGAATTCGGCGCCAACCTTTCTGGTGGTCAAAAACAACGACTGGCGATCGCTAGATCCATAGTTACCGATCCACCAGTCCTAATTTTAGATGAATCTACTGGCGCACTCGATCCAGTCAGTGAAGCACGAGTATTAAAACAATTATTTGCTCATCGACAAGGCAAAACCACTATTCTAATTAGTCATCGCCCCAGAGTAATCGTCCGTGCTGATTGGGTGGTGATGCTAGAGAAAGGAGAACTAAAAGTTCAAGGTACTCCCGAACAATTACGCTCTATGGGGGGCGATCATTTAGATTTCCTCGACGACTATATCCCTACAGACAAACCCCTGGTGGCATTATCCAGCAATAGTCATCTAAACGGACATTCTCTCTCTCTCCACTAACTTTCTACAACTAATTTATTACCCATTACTCGTTACTCGTTACTCGTTACTCGTTACTCATTACCCACTACCCACTACCTATTCCCGCCATGCTTACTAATCCTCCCAACCTCCCCTCTGTTCGAGAAGACGAATTTCTACCTCCAATTAGTGGTTGGACTACCTTTGGTGGACTGTTTATCGTCGCTATCGTTGCCTTAGCATTTCCCATTGCTTCTGTGGCTAAATACAAAGAAACTGTCAAAGTACAAGCCCTAATTCGTCCTGAAGGTGAATTACGTCTAGTTCAAGCTGCTACAGAAGGTCAAGTGATGAGTATTGCCGTCAAAGGTAATCAAATTGTTCAACGAGGAGATGTCATTGCAACCATCAACGACTCTCGTTTGCAAACTCAAAAAAGCCAATTACAAGACAGCATTCAACAATCACGATTACAGCAGGTACAAATTAACGCCCAAACTAATGCTCTTAATAGCCAAATTTTAGCCGAAACTGACCGTATCAAGGGAAATGTGGCGGGCGCGATCGCCGAACACCAGCGCATTCAACGGGAATATCAGGATAAACAAATTACGACCAAAACGGCAGTTCAAGAAACCGAATCAAGCCTCAAAGCAGCAGAAGCAGCTTTAAATGCAGCGCAAGCTAAATTAAATCGTTATCGCAGTGCAGCCAAACAAGGAGCAATTTCTCACGATCAATTAGAGGAAGTAAAATTAGCCTTTCAGCAACAACAACAAGCAGTGGAAGCAGCCAAAGCTAAATTAGCAGGGGCGCAAACTGCCATAAATCCTAGTAATGCGGAAATTGCGATCGCCACTTCTCGCATTACCGAAGCTGAAGCTACAGGGAAAACTAGTCTGGCTACTTTAGCGAAAGAAAAAGAAGCTCTGATTCAACAGCAAATTGAAATCAATAAGCAGTTAGACAAAGACA
This sequence is a window from Pleurocapsa minor HA4230-MV1. Protein-coding genes within it:
- a CDS encoding DUF3455 domain-containing protein, with protein sequence MLKLSSWLNISLIFSLSGLGLCGIARANSNNDSPIPKKLQVPTEQQVLMKAVGRGAQIYVCERLADNQSQFKWTLKAPDAKLFDAQGKVLGKHYDGPTWEANDGSKITASIEAKESAPNGSIPWYLLKVESSQGDGMLANVKWIQRLHTTSGNPPTQDCDRDRQNTEISVNYTADYYFYSSTAEEN
- a CDS encoding peptidase domain-containing ABC transporter — translated: MKYPIVLQHSEEDCGAACLATVAKHYGRTFAISRVREAVGTGARGTTLLGLNRGAETFGFNVRQVKATTEIIDRISEIPLPAIIHWKGYHWIVLYGKKGKKYVVADPGVGIRYLTRRELTVGWGNGVMLLLSPDDSRFYEQEEDDKGSFGGFGRYLKRVLPYRWILFQAIAINFAVGLLSLASPIMMQLLTDDVLVRGDTQLLATVAIAVIVMNVFRTVVGLVQSHLIGHFGQKLQLGLIYEYGRKLLHLPLSYFEGRRSGEVVSRISDVGAINDLVSQIVLGLPSQFFIAVVSLAMMLFYSWQLSVASIVAFIIVTLVNLVFLPALRQKTRSQIVLGTENQGFLVETFRGVQVLKTTQATPQAWQEYQGNYGRLANLGWSTMKLGLYSGSITSVLSSFTSVSLLWLGSYLVIKGDLSIGQLLAYNGMSGNFLGFLGSAIGLADEFITAQVVIQRLTEVIEATPEDENDFKKPWAELPGNTDIVCQNLNFHHAGRVDLLKDFSLTIPSGKVVALIGQSGCGKSTLAKLIAGLYSVQSGNLRYGIYNQQDLSLECLRQQVVLLPQEAHFWSRSIIDNFRFSYPDVTFEQIVKACQIAGADEFISELPDKYQTVLGEFGANLSGGQKQRLAIARSIVTDPPVLILDESTGALDPVSEARVLKQLFAHRQGKTTILISHRPRVIVRADWVVMLEKGELKVQGTPEQLRSMGGDHLDFLDDYIPTDKPLVALSSNSHLNGHSLSLH
- a CDS encoding HlyD family secretion protein, yielding MLTNPPNLPSVREDEFLPPISGWTTFGGLFIVAIVALAFPIASVAKYKETVKVQALIRPEGELRLVQAATEGQVMSIAVKGNQIVQRGDVIATINDSRLQTQKSQLQDSIQQSRLQQVQINAQTNALNSQILAETDRIKGNVAGAIAEHQRIQREYQDKQITTKTAVQETESSLKAAEAALNAAQAKLNRYRSAAKQGAISHDQLEEVKLAFQQQQQAVEAAKAKLAGAQTAINPSNAEIAIATSRITEAEATGKTSLATLAKEKEALIQQQIEINKQLDKDTRDLQQVNTDLQQTIITATTDGIVSKLNLRNPGQTVRPGEEIAQIAPSNSKLTIKASVPAKEIGKLKKGQTAQMRVSACPYSDYGTLKGTVTAIAPDAAFPQPDNSHTSSTANTPSQQTGAAFYEVAIEPNNRSLGKGNNQCAIQLGMEGQTDIVTREETVMKFLLRKARLTTNL